In Candidatus Omnitrophota bacterium, a single window of DNA contains:
- a CDS encoding thioredoxin family protein produces MALTPSTMLALGTAAPDFSLPDVVTGKTVSLKDSKDKAALLVMFICKHCPYVVHVQKELARLGRDYANKDVAIVAISSNFVGTHPEDSPDKLKKMAQQLGFAFPLLYDETQEVAKAYTAACTPDFFLFNANHKLTYRGQLDDSRPENGKPVTGKDLRAAMDAVVINGTVDGNQKPSMGCNIKWKPGNEPDYFG; encoded by the coding sequence GTGGCACTCACACCATCGACAATGTTGGCTTTGGGCACAGCGGCACCGGATTTTAGCCTGCCGGATGTGGTCACAGGAAAAACAGTCTCTCTCAAGGACTCTAAGGACAAGGCAGCCCTCTTGGTCATGTTCATCTGCAAGCACTGCCCCTATGTGGTCCATGTCCAGAAGGAGCTGGCACGACTCGGCAGGGATTACGCAAACAAGGACGTTGCTATTGTCGCCATCAGCTCCAACTTTGTGGGCACGCATCCTGAGGACTCCCCGGACAAGCTCAAGAAAATGGCGCAGCAGCTCGGTTTCGCCTTTCCCCTGCTCTATGACGAAACCCAGGAAGTAGCCAAGGCCTACACCGCTGCGTGCACCCCGGACTTCTTTTTGTTTAACGCAAATCACAAGCTCACCTACCGGGGACAATTGGACGACAGCCGGCCGGAAAACGGCAAACCTGTCACAGGGAAAGACCTGCGCGCGGCCATGGACGCCGTGGTCATCAACGGGACTGTGGACGGAAATCAGAAACCGAGCATGGGCTGCAATATTAAGTGGAAGCCGGGGAACGAGCCGGATTATTTCGGATAG